CTGCTAAGTCAGCTTCTAAATCCATTGCTACCATTTCTTCCATTGCTGGACGCAGTGGAGGTTTTTCTAGGACTGAATCAAACTCAGACATTAAAACGTCCTCTTCTTCTGGGTCAGCACTCATTGCTGCTTGTTCAATAAAGGTTGGAACTTGCGCTAGGATTGGTTGAAGATTGCCTACTACCGTAGCAAAAGCATTGATGCGTTCGCGCAATTTTCTATAAACTTTCGCCTCTACAGTCCCGTCATAATAAAAGTTGTGAATTTGCACTGTTGGGTATCTTTGCCCAATACGGTCAATCCTCCCAATGCGCTGTTCAACTCGCATGGGATTCCAGGGCAGATCGTAATTGATTAACACTCCACAATTTTGCAAGTTTAAGCCTTCTGAAGCTGATTCAGTGCAGAGAAGAATCTTGATTTCTTCATTACGGAATTGCCGTTTAATTTCTTCTTTAGGAACTACAAACCATTTACCATTTTGGTAAAGTTCGCCACCACGACCAGAGTAACAAGCGACTTGCCCACCGTACAATAAACTCAAAGCATCCCGCAGGTAATCCATTGTATCAGTGTACTGAGTGAAAACGATGGCGCTTTCTCGCTCTGTTAATTCTTGGCGCAAAATTTTAAGAAATTGGGAAAGCTTGGTATCTTCTCCAGTGTTTTCAAACTGACTTAACAAATCTTCAAGATATTGAATCTCTTGTGGGTCTACTTGTTCAAAATAGGATTCCATCCCGGTAATTACGGTATCATCTGCATCATCTAAATCAGCTAAATCGTCGTTAGTTAAAATGCTTCCCTGTTGGGTCAGTAAAAAGTCCAAACGACGTTGTAAGGATGATTTAATGGCAGAAAAGGAACTAGTTAATCGCTTGCGGTACAAAGTCATCAAAAAACCCAAGCAGGAACGTTTGTCTTGCTGTGCGAGTTTGTAGAAATGACGCACGTAGTCGCTGACAGCTTTGTAAAGAGGAACTTCTCGCTGCGCTTCCAAAGAAATGGCATTATCTTGCACAACTCTAGTCGCAATATCCCGTTCTAGAAGTCCTTTACGATAGTATTGTCTCAGGGTATCGCGGGTGTGACGAAACATCAAATCTTTTAGGGGTGTGTTCACCGTCAAGTACTGGCGTGAGGCGGTGATGAAAGCTTCATCTGCTACTAACTGTTTGTGATTGAGGATTTTCTGACCTTGTTGCCAAGTGTCTCGTAGTTTGTATGCAAGGGCGCGTCCAGCGAAGCCATCCTGTAGGGATTCGTTCTTAGTTAGGAAGTGCGTTAATCTAGAACAGGGTTGTCCCCCGTGCAGAAAGTAATCCTTGCACATGGCTTGCCAAAAGTCAAGCACCTCGCGTTTTGCACTCCCTTGTAGAGAGGAAAAATAATGACAGAAATTGTCGCCGTAACTCCAATGTCCTTGCAGTCCCAACAAATGTAGTAAGTCGAAAATTTCTATGGCGTCAATTTGCATTGGAGTTGCTGACAGGAGAAGTAAGGATTTGGTGTTCTCTTTCAGTTGCTGCATTAACTCCAACAAGCGGTTGGGTGTTTCCTTCCTGTCTTGCGGGCTTTTACGTCTAGCATGGTGTGCTTCGTCTAATACAACTAAATCCCAAGGTTCTGCTTCTAAAAGCTGACGCATTCTCTCTGTTCTTCTTACCAAGTGAGAAGAAGCAAGGATTAAATTTTGAGTATTCCAAGGGTTAGTTGCTGCTGAGATGGTATGCTTGTAGGGGTCTTTAAATTCAGTAGAGGTATAACTCCAAAAATGGAGATTAAATTTCTCCCGCAATTCTTCTTGCCATTGTGGTTGAACGCTAGCAGGAGCAAGAATAAGTACCCTTTGCACCTTTTTAGCTAGCAGTAAATAACGCAGAACTAACCCGGTTTCAATGGTCTTTCCCAATCCAACTTCGTCGGCTATCAAATAACTTTGAGGAAATTTTTCGGCAACACAGCGTAGAATTTTAATTTGGTGAGGCCAGGGTTTGATGGGAATTGATTTAAGACAGAAATCCAAGCAACCAGAGTTTTCGTAAATGTTCGCTAGTTGGTTAAAGGTAAGGCGTTCTTCTTCTCTTGCTTCTGGAGAGATAACAGGAGTTCCTAGTTCGGATGTGGGTGTAAACTCTGGTGTATCTGGTTCCGATTGGGTGAGAGGTCGATTGTCAAATTCTGTTTGAATGTTCCAAGTTGGTTTTGAGGCTGGGGTGTAACGTAACAGCTTTTTCTGTACCGCTTCTGGAACTTCAAATATTCGCACATTAGGTGCTAAGTTGTACCAAAGTTGCTCAAATCTCACAACTTCTTCATTGACTCTATCGAGTTCTCGTCCACCTTCCCAAGAACAATAAACGTGAAAAGATTCTACATTTCTTTCCCAACCGCCAATAGATTCATTATTGGAACCGTTAAAAGCTAGGAGATCGCCACTATTATCAGTAAAAATTCCCACTTTTTCATGAAAGATATGCTGTGGATCTAGTTGTTCTTCACTGACTTCTGGAGTTCTATTTTCTTTTAAGGGAATAGCAATTTTAATATCTAAATATTGATTTTGAATCAACCAACTTAGAATTTCAAAATGTTTGAGTTGAACTAAGTTTTCTGGTGGTGTTAATTCAGCATCAAGACGGGTTAATAAAGCATCTCTCAGAGCATATCCTTGCTGAATAGCTTGTAAATCTTCAGCAGTAAACTGACATCCCATAATTAACCGCATTCGCCCTTGATTGTGCAGCATTGCACCCAAACCACGAGCGACTTTACTCAGAATAGCACTGCTGAAAAAGCCAGATTTGCGGTCATATTGAACAGCGGACTCTAGCGCTGGTATGTAGAAGTCAGCAATGGTATTGTGAGTATTGCTAGAATAGCTAATTTTCCAAGGATGTTCGCGAAGTTTTTTCAATGATTATAACCAATTTTCTAATTGTAAGTTAGGTATATTTTCAAAATCTTTAATATTGTTGGTGACGAGAATATCTTGACGGGAACGAGCAACAGACGCAATTAATGCATCAATTTCTCCTGTTGGTTTACCAATCCGTTTCAATTCACTCTGAATTTTGCCAAATTCTATAGCAGCATTCAAATCAAATGGCTCAATAGGTAATAACTCGGACAGTTCTACAAGACTTTTTCGGTTTTTTTCAAGCTGTTGAGAACAGTAAATTCCCTGATAAAGCTCTGAAAGGACGATTGTAGAAAGATAGCATTGACTGAAAAAGCGATTGAATGTGGAGACCACTTTTGGATTATCATTCAGCAGTGCAATGCATATATTAGTATCTAGCAAGTACATTAGCTATTATCCTGAGTATCAATTGAGTCTATGACTCTTCCTCTATAAGCGTGACGTTCTTTGTCTATTTCAGCAAAAATGTCTATTAACTCAGGCTGATCTTTCCAAACTCCAAATAATTTATTGAGTCTTACTAATCTCTCCTCGTCGGTCAATCTTTTTTGAGTTTCACTATGTTCAATAGGAGGTTCTAAATCAATTGAAATTTCTACTCCATCTGGGATATTCTCAACTATTTCTAAGAGTTCAATAATTTGACCGCGTTTGATTCCTTTAACTTTCATTGACTAAGCTCCTTCTGTAATGGATAGTTATTATTTATCAAGTCTACCTTAAGAATGGAGAACTGACACTCAATATTCAGCGATTTTGTGTATAAGGATGTTCGCGAAGTTTTTTCAATGACTATAACCAGTTTTCTAATTGTAAGTTAGGTATATTTTCAAAATGCTTGATATTATTTGTGACAAGAATATCTTGACGAGAACGAGCAACAGCAGCAATCAATGCGTCGATTTCACCTGTTGGTCTGCCAATTCGTCTTAATTCAGCTTGAATTTTGCCAAATTCTTCTGAAGCATTTTTGTCGAATGGAACAACAATTATTCTACTAGAGAATTCATTTAATCTTTGAAGATTCTGTTCAATTTTTTGAGAGCAATATGCACCTTTATAAAGTTCTGCTAGTACAATTGTTGGGATATAAGAGTTGTTGAATTTTGCATAAAATTGTGCTAGCGCTTGAGGGTTTTGGTTACTCAGCGCGATACAAATATTGGTATCTAACAAATACACAATTCCCTCCTCTATTTATGAGGATTGCCCATACAGTCTTTGCCATTCTGCATTCTTCTCTTTTTCTAATTCTTCCATTGTTTTGATAAAATCTTCCTTGCCTTCCCAATCTGTTTCAAAAAACTCTTTTAGCTTATGCAATCTTTCTTCATCACTTATCAAGTGAGCTTCACGAATTTCAACCATGACTTCTGTCCCATCAGGAACACTAACGTCTTGTAAGAGTTCAATGGTTTGACCGCGTTTTATTCCTCTAACTTTCATTTCCATATTTCTCCAATAATTGCTAGTTGTTTTTCATCAATTTTAGCGTTAGTGTAAGTTACAGAGTTTTAGGAGTATAGTTTGCGATGATACTACACGTTCTTTAATTCTGCAACCAGCAAGGCTATAAAGTCAGCAACCCATAAATTACGTCGCTCCTTCTGTTAATGGTTGACGGTTGACTGTAATTTTTAGTTTCAGTCATCAAAAACCTGTGAACTGTCAGCAAATAAATCTAAACTCATTTGCCCATAACTTAACGGTAACTCAGATTGCACGTAAGAAACTTTGGCTTTAATTTCATCCATTGCTAGCCACAAATCTAATAACGCTTTTTCTTCAGGAATGCGCTTCTTTTCATCCCCAATCCTGGGAATGACTTTCAAGGCAACCTCAAATGTTCGCATAAATAAATCATTGCTGACTAAACCTGTAGTTTTCATAAACCTCCGCACTGCTTCTGTATTTCCTTCTTCTAGATAAAGGGCAATAATTGCGTGAAGCCCATCAACTAAGTATCGAGCAGAAAATTCGTGGTCGATGACAGAGAAGGCGCGTTTTTTGAGACGTTGCTGTGGTGTGAGTAATTTACAGTAACCGCTAGCAGAATCGAGTAATTTATGTTTTTTTACTAAATCGGAAACATCAAAACCGCCGACTGCTAAAGCGAGTTGTCTTGCTTCATCAAAAGGAAACTCCCTTGCTTCAAAAGTATCCCACGCCAAGATGTACCATTGAGTTAAGGGGTCGATACCGTTGAAGTCTTTACCTTCTAACAAGTTTTGCAGTCGGTACTCAACAATCGCTTGGCGCACTTCCTCAAATGCTGCTTTGGGTTCGAGTTGGTTTCCTGCACTGTCGAGGACGCAACTATACCTAGTGAAGACGCTTAAAGCACAACCATAAGCGGTTAAGCACAAGTCAATACCGGGAGGTTTGATACGACGACGTGGATCTGCAATGCGATCGGCTGCGGGACGTGAATCTTCGGTTAAGGATTTTTCAATATCTGGGGCTTTCTCAAAAACTATATTTCTAATGGCAATACGGACATCATCCCACCAAGCTTGTTCAGCTTGGCGATCGCGTTTGCGACATACTAAAAGTACGGTACTGGAAACCGCGTTTTTCTGTGCTTGGTGCAAGTTTTGGGGGTTTTCGGTACTGACAGCCCAAGATGCGGTAATCTCGAAACCAGCATCAATCAAGGACTTTGCGAGAACATCCCACGCGCCGGAGTCTTTGTGGTTAAATTGCACCGTCATCACACCGTCATCACGCAACACGCGGTGGTATTCGGCGAACGCCATCGCCATTTTTGCTTCATAATCCTGGTTGGCAAGTTTTTCGGGGTTATCTCCCATGTTGCGGAAGCGGGAAGGGTTAGCAACGGCTTCGCGGTCTTTGTCGGTGAGTTCTAGGTAAAATAATTCAGGGAAGATGTCGCCCAAAGTGCGTTTTAGCCAGACGTAGAAAAAATCTGAAAGTTCAGCGTATTGGATAGTAGCGTAGTAGGGTGGATCTGTGACGATCGCATCGACTGAGTTATCAGGGATGTGAGTTAAGTTATCGGCTGATGCTGCGTCGATTTGGATAGATTTTGAGTCGTGTTGTTCTTCAATTCCGGGGATACCTGTTGAACCTGGTATGGTTCCGAATAAAGCACAAAGACTTACATAATCTGATGCAAAAACATCAACACATGAATTCCAAAGTTCACCGTTGCCAGTTATCTCAGGGTAATTCCAAATCAAATTTAATGCATGTTGCGTTGTAGCTCTTTTTGAACCAGCCCTTGATGAATCCCAGGTTGATAACCTACAATTTGTATCAACGCATCTATCAAATACTAAAGCCAAGTAAGCCAAAATAGCATCAGCTTTTTCTGATTCATGTTCCTCTTGAATAAATTTTTTAGCTTCATTTATAATTTCCACATATGTCACAAGCGTTACAATTTGGCGTGGATTACATACTTTATCCCATCTATCTATACCTTGCTGTAACAAAGAACTTCTTTCAGCAAATTGATGACCATAGGGAATTTCAATATCTGGAATAATTCCTAAATTTTGCCAGTGCGTTAAGTTTTTTTCTAAATAATCTTTCGTTTTATGTACAGCTTCAAAATCTATATCTTGTGGTAGTCTAAATTCTAAATTTCTATCTCCTCTTCGATAGGCAACAGCATAAAGTTGATGGCTCATTATTCCTAACCTACCCTGTTCGTAAATTAAGTCATTTTCAATTACTGATGAACAATTAGGACATCTACCTACGCCTCTGCTAATGGTAATTGTCGTATCAGGGTCATATTCCCCATCATCTGTTTGAATCGTTGTCCCCTTACCTTTTCTACCCTTAACTAATTCAAAATCAATCCGCTTATTATCTAGATTAGGAATTGGCTTCACCGCACACCATTTATGTAAATTCTGCTTTTCTGGACGTTTATATAACCACCAATTTGGACTTAACGGAACAACAGACTCACAACTTGGACAAACAACTGTATGCGCCCATAAATAATTTTGCACCGTTTCCCCTGGTAAAGAAGGGAAAAACTCACCCAACCTTTTCTCGGCTTCATCCCCAACCCACTTCACCCATTTATCAATATCTTGTTGCAAATCGGGACCAAACTTCAACGGATATTCCATTGCGGCTTTCATTGTCACCACCGCTACGGGATTCAAATCAGAAGCCAGCACATTTAACCCATATCTCGCTGCTTCAAACGGAATACTTCCACCACCTGCAAACGCATCTAACACAGTGGGTGTGAGAGTTCCCCAAACTTTTTCGCAATAATCCTGCACCTTCTTAATTCTTGTCGAACTCGGCGGCGTTTTGTAAAGTTTTATCTCCTTCCCTGGTTCCAACCCCAGCAAATATTCAAACTCTTCCATTGTGAGGTCTGCTGGTAACAACGAAGCCAAAACACTGGCGCGACTAAATGATAACGGCTTGCGGGAATACCAACGATGCAGCCCTTTAAAAGGGTTTCCCCCGTGTTCATAATAAACTTGCTCGTTTAATATTTGCACGGGCATCATTTTTTCTATAAATAAATAGGGACGTTTTGGGTTAGGATTAGTCATATATTAATACTGCAAAATAAAATATCTAGAATTTGATTTAAATCTCTAATACAACAATTCTCACAGGAACCAAGGTGTTTCCTCCAAAACTTTATTTAGTTGAAAGGTCGAACCTTGGCGGAGGAAAGCATCTGTTAAGTAGGCAATGTTACTTGCATATTTAGTTGTAATAGGTACAGCACATAACGAGTCAGTAGAAGCCCAGTTGAGTTTAGTCAAACTCAGAATCTGAACCGCCAATGCCTTCAAGTCCGGTAGAGATTTCGGCGCATTCTCTGGGTGGTATGTCCAGATGTTTATTTCAAGTGTTTGAGGTGTCCCAAGCACTTTGCGATAGGGGTTATGTCCTGTTGTAGAAAGATAGATTTGGTTGGGAGATGCAATAACATAACTACCACGACTCAGGCTGCCATCGGTTTCAACTCGACTATCATAAAGCCTGACATTATGGTGAGTGTTGATCCAGACAAATGAGTAAACACCTTGAGGTTTAATCTTACGAGCAGCACTCAAGATTGCAGCACGATCTTCACGAGAAAATTTTGCTGAATAATGAAAGTATATATGTGGAGTCTCTTGCAAATTTAGGCGTTCTAGAGTTTGTTCGATTAATGTTTGAAAATACTGAGTGCGTTCATTGTAAGCAAAAGTTTCTGTATTACCAGAGTAAAACTCCCACCTCCCATACTCACTGAAAACATTAGCGTAACCCATAAGTCGTTCTGAACCTTGCCGCCTACTTTGAGTATAAGAAAGACCAATAAAGAAATCTGCATCAGGGAGTGCGTCCGGAAGTACCCACGGGGTAACACCACATTTAGCGATGATGTTCAAAGATAGGTTTAAATCTTTCCAATCTGGATTATGGAGAATCGGTGTATCAACCATCTGACAAGGAATTCCATTTTCAAACAATAACCGCTTAATTCGATAATAGGGCGAAACTTCATCATCAGATGCATAGCCTTGCTCTGGAGTATGTACCAGAAATATACGATTGAGATGCTTGTTACTAATCCAATTTGGATTTTCTTTTAGTAATCGCCTACATTCATCTAAAGCCAAATCAGAGGAAGGAATGGTCACAATCGAGCTATAAGTAAAGCGTGTGCTGAAAGTTTTTTCTGAACCACGGTATTTGTATTTACCAGTTTTTAGTCTCTCAATCAAATTGACCATGTTTGTACGTAATTCTGATGTACAAATTGGTACGATTTCAATAATTTTGGGAGAATTACCAAAGGCTCCAAATCTTGTGATGCCATCCCGAATATCTGCTGAAGAGCGACCATGATTAAACTCAACTGTTGGTTCAGAGAGGGAACGCACTAGAAGTTTTGAGCCAATTGTGCCTTGCCGAAATAAGGGAACTGGAGTAGGTTGCAGCAGTACTGTCATCTGATTAGTAAGCAAAGGAAATATTGTTTTTGCTATATCTTCAGCAGTCGCTCTCGTTCTTTCAGCGCGTGTGCGAGCTGCGTTAGGCTCCAGTGCAAGACTATACTTTTTGATGGCTTGAGGAAGTTCAAAACGAATTTTGCGCTTACGTAGCACTTGCTCAATTAACTCTCTAGAAAGATTTGGAATAACTTTACTGCTAGCAACCTGCTCTTCCTTATCAAAATCAAATAGGTATACATTACTCCATTCATGATTTACTGAAGTAATCTTACCAAGATACCATCCTTTGCCGTTCCACTGAGCCACAGCTGTTCTACTTACTAGTTCGTTGGGTTGAAATAGGGTTAGCAGTTTTTCTATTGAACAAATATTTTTTACTTCAAGTGTGTAATCAATGCAGAGGTAGGACTTTCCCCAGTAGTGGCGTAGCTGAAATGAATATGCTGGATAAAGCCTAACAATTTGACAAACTTCCTTTGATAGCTGAAAATTAGATTGTTTTCGGTGAGCTATTATCTTGCCAAATTTCGAGCTATCGATATACCATCCGTGAGCTACTAGAGCATCTTTTAGAGAAGAAGTAATATCTCCCTGCCGCTGTTTTAGGTATTCAGCATCAACTTCTTTACCATTTTCAATAGTAATATATAGAGGAAACAAGTTTGCATATTCAGTGACTTGAAGCGTAGAATCAGCTTGAAGTAATGCCTCGCGTTCAGCCGCTCTACTAAATAAAGTGACTTTAGTTTGTGCATCACTCACTCTATAATCTGGAGAAGGCAAGTTCAAAGCTTGCATTTCTTTATACATACGCTTAGTACCTTCACTCAATGCCCTTACGAAAGCAATACCTCGCTGATCTCTCATTAACTTAAGCCACTCAATCAATTTAGGATTGCGTGGTGTTGAGATTAGTACAGTATCATCAAGTGAAAAATGAGCAGGTACATCTTTATCTCTCTGAATAATTCGCCCCGAATTACAAACTACAAAAGCATCTTTGTAATACTCACATTCAATTGGGATACTCATAGCGTAATCTCTATGAGCTACAGCGTTAACAATTGCTTCGTCAACTGCGATGTGAGGATACTCTGGTTCCTCAATAAATCCACCACCTTGAGGGTTTCGCTTTGAATAAGCTTTGAAAAAACCTGATTCTTGAAAGAAAGTCCGTATATCTCGTATCTGCTTCGTAATTGAACCACTGAAGTTTCTTTCAAACGTTGGTAAGCCACGTTCTTCATTAACATTAGTTTCAAACCTTAGCAGACGGATGTATGAAGAAGGTAAAACTCTTTGTGGATTTGATGCAAAGAAGAGGAACCCTACTTTGGTAAAAAAGTAGTTCCCTGAACTATCTTTATCTAAAGCGCCAGCATGATATAGCAACTCTTCATCACTAAACTCATAAGTAGCTTCATCTAAATAGACTTGGCGAAAAACATCCAGCGTACCTCGATCCACATCTTCAGGCTTATAAGAACAACAGTAAGTTTGTTCGTAATCAATAATTCTTTTGTCACGTCGTAACGACTCGCGTTGTTGGTCGCTGAGCGGAACATTCTGAACACCCTTTCTCATCCAAGATTTGGGCGAATAACCCGGAGTTTCACAAATTCCATCTTTAGTATAAGGAACATAAATTAAACATATTTTGCAAGGATAACCAGACGTCTCTTGATAATCACATAATTTAACTTCAGCATACTGATTAACCAACATATCATTGATGTTTGTAACTCTGTTTCTCTGGTCTTCTGTTAAATTGTCAATTCCCCGTGCCTGCCCTTTTGTAGAAATTCCTATTACTAGAAGTCCGCCTGCTTTATTTGCATTAGCGAATGCAGAAACACACTCTCGTACTTGCTCTACAAGAGCATTAACTTGACTTTTACTAACTCCGCCATGCTGTTCTGGTTGACCTACTTCTTTTCGGTCAAAATATTGGTCTTCAAATTTAACGTCAGAGTCAAGTGTAAGTAAACTCCAATACCATTCAGGATTTTCAAACACTTCTCTTGGAGTTGGCATTGTTAAAATCTCCTAACAAAGTTATTCCCCTAGTAACACCCGAATTGCCCTCAAAGCCTGAGAACGTTTCCCATTACTAATCTTAGCAAACCAGTAGTGCGATTCTTCATTACTCATAGCAGTAATTCCTTTAGTAATATTAGCAATTCGCTCTGGTTTAGACAGGGGTTGTAAAGTTTGAAACAGTAAAGCTAAATTCACTCCAGATTCTTCACTTAAGATATAAGGACTTTGCCGAGCGCTCTTTAAAGTTTTGGGGTCATAATTATTAGCTTTCAAACAATCATAAATTGCCTGTTTCGCCTGCACCAAAGCATTACCCTTTAAACGCCCAATGCGCTTGGCAGAAGGACGCTTTTTTTCTCCAGCTTTTTTATAAGCACACTGGTACAACTCAAGGGCAAAATTATTATTATCTGTAGGAACCACTCGCAATTGGAACTCTTGCATCTCAGTAAGTTACTTTCGCCGTCAACGATAGCCTCTCAACCGGGTTACGATTTAGGGCTTGTTTGATAGTACTGATTTCTGTGCCATCTGGTTGCACTGTTGCCGAAAATTCAAATTTTAGCTTCAGTGACACATCAGCTCTCACATCCGGACTACCCAGCAAAGCATTGACAGCAGCTTGGAAACTGTTAAACCCCCTCACCGGACCTTGATATTCTAACCTGACGAATTGTTCGCCTGCGTTAATTGTCGCTGTTTGGTTAATTTGTAGGGAGAATTTCCCCAACAAGGGTAAAGTCGTCATCAGCTTGCGGTAATCCATCACTTGTGCAACAGTAAGTTCCAATGATTTAATTCCTTGGATTTTGTCGTCAAGGATGCGATCGCTTAATTGATTAAACACTGCATTTGGCGTCCCATCCAACTCCAATTCTTCTCGTTTGACATCAAATATACCTATCGGTTCGGCTGCACTGGGTATACGAGATGAACCTCCTGTACCGTAAATCAGTAGCTTCGCTTGAGTTTCCCTCTCTTCTACATCACCATTACCGTAATCAACTAAGATTTTAAAAGTTGTGGTTTTGGTGATGGTAGTCTCATACTCGTCACTCGGAAGAAATTCTCTGGCTATAGAATTTCCATCTTGATAAAGCTGAATGGCTAACGCCCCTGATGCTCTCCACCTTACCCGCACTGGCTTAGAAGAATCAGTACTGGGCATAATTTGGGCATCGAGTTCAATTTCTCGTGGTTTTGGCAGTTCTAAAATGCCCCGGCGGTAAAGCACCATCCTGTCAGAAAATTCTATGGTGTCAGGTAGGGTAAACTTGCCATCATCAGTTTTAATATAAACCCGTTCTCCTACCTTCATATCCCAGCTTCCCAAAAGCAAACCTTGACGGATAGTATCTCGCAACTTTGACACTTCAGCATCTAGGAGTATATTTAAACCTCGATCTTTAGCAAAAGCTTCTCGCAGCGCTTTTGTTGTCCAATGGTCTAAACCAGGTAACCACACTTTTTGCAAAATATAAGCAGGTGCGTATGCTGGTGCATCTTCAGCACGAATTTTCTGACAATCTCTTAGCGCTTTTAAAATAACATCTTGCTGATTATTCTTACCCTTCACTTCACTGGAATCTTGTGCTGGAAGTGTGTAGTGCATCAACTCTTTAGGCGCTTTAACTGGGTCATTAGCTGGGTAGAATAAATGACGGTAGGCATTCGTTAAAGATATTCGTACTTTTAAATCAAAGTCCCCTTTCCTCTGTTTGAGTTGTTGCTGCTGACTTTCTGACAAATCTTGCAAGCGGTTGGGAGAATTGAGGATATTTAGGATGGCGCGATATTCTCTTACATTATCGATCGCTCTGTCTAATTCTTGCTTATTAGCGACTAGGAATAACAAGCGATTTCTAAAAATCCGAAACTTTCCTGCTTCACCTGTGTTGTTAAAAATTCGCTCAATTATAGGTGGAGGACCTTCGGTTGTCGTGGAAATTGTTGCTTCTTGGAAATCAATCAAACATAAAGCGATCGCATCTGCAACATCATCCACATCTGTAGGTGACTCTGGCGCAGCCACAAGCTTAAAGAATTTATCAGCAAAGATAGTATCGCGGCGGTTGCGTAACTCATCCTTCGCCTCAGCAATCCCAATTTGTGCTTTTTCTTCGGCAATAATTTTGTTAAGTGATGGTTCTTCTTTGAAACGAGCAATGGAAGTTATTGGATCGTTTTCCAAGTACCAAGCAACAGCACTTAGCCTTTCCAAGACTGTATCAACAAAGCCAATTTCTAACCCTGGTGTCAGCAGTGCTAAATTGAGTTCAGCCCGACGAATACCAGCTGCTATCCCTTGGTTGATAGAGTGCAAGAAAATGGTACGTGCTACCCAAGTGGAAAAAGGAGGCTTACCCGCCGCTTTCCATTCTCCATCTTGTAACTGAGCGTGCGCTTCTCTACCATTTGCATTATAAATATCTGCCGGGATAGCAGTCATTCGCATTAAATGGCGTTCTAAACGTGAGGTTAAATCGCTAGTAATTTCTTCTTCAATACCAATGGGAATGTGATGGAGATGAATCAGGGGCGTCCATTGAGTCGTATCTTCCCACAAATAACGTATCACTCTAGCGAACAATCGCAAAGCACCTCTAGTCCGTTGGAAGTTTGGAATGGAGGCAATTTTTTTTGTTAGAAGATTAAATAATTCGGGATGGAAGGGATAACTTGCTT
This genomic interval from Scytonema hofmannii PCC 7110 contains the following:
- a CDS encoding DEAD/DEAH box helicase is translated as MKKLREHPWKISYSSNTHNTIADFYIPALESAVQYDRKSGFFSSAILSKVARGLGAMLHNQGRMRLIMGCQFTAEDLQAIQQGYALRDALLTRLDAELTPPENLVQLKHFEILSWLIQNQYLDIKIAIPLKENRTPEVSEEQLDPQHIFHEKVGIFTDNSGDLLAFNGSNNESIGGWERNVESFHVYCSWEGGRELDRVNEEVVRFEQLWYNLAPNVRIFEVPEAVQKKLLRYTPASKPTWNIQTEFDNRPLTQSEPDTPEFTPTSELGTPVISPEAREEERLTFNQLANIYENSGCLDFCLKSIPIKPWPHQIKILRCVAEKFPQSYLIADEVGLGKTIETGLVLRYLLLAKKVQRVLILAPASVQPQWQEELREKFNLHFWSYTSTEFKDPYKHTISAATNPWNTQNLILASSHLVRRTERMRQLLEAEPWDLVVLDEAHHARRKSPQDRKETPNRLLELMQQLKENTKSLLLLSATPMQIDAIEIFDLLHLLGLQGHWSYGDNFCHYFSSLQGSAKREVLDFWQAMCKDYFLHGGQPCSRLTHFLTKNESLQDGFAGRALAYKLRDTWQQGQKILNHKQLVADEAFITASRQYLTVNTPLKDLMFRHTRDTLRQYYRKGLLERDIATRVVQDNAISLEAQREVPLYKAVSDYVRHFYKLAQQDKRSCLGFLMTLYRKRLTSSFSAIKSSLQRRLDFLLTQQGSILTNDDLADLDDADDTVITGMESYFEQVDPQEIQYLEDLLSQFENTGEDTKLSQFLKILRQELTERESAIVFTQYTDTMDYLRDALSLLYGGQVACYSGRGGELYQNGKWFVVPKEEIKRQFRNEEIKILLCTESASEGLNLQNCGVLINYDLPWNPMRVEQRIGRIDRIGQRYPTVQIHNFYYDGTVEAKVYRKLRERINAFATVVGNLQPILAQVPTFIEQAAMSADPEEEDVLMSEFDSVLEKPPLRPAMEEMVAMDLEADLAEIQKPVPPAPFTPETVEQLFTTSVILRACGAKFENKGDRIWYLTYKGQDYTVTFYPSVFDETPSMRLMTFGDPIFETLLQLGQS
- a CDS encoding type II toxin-antitoxin system VapC family toxin; this encodes MYLLDTNICIALLNDNPKVVSTFNRFFSQCYLSTIVLSELYQGIYCSQQLEKNRKSLVELSELLPIEPFDLNAAIEFGKIQSELKRIGKPTGEIDALIASVARSRQDILVTNNIKDFENIPNLQLENWL
- a CDS encoding type II toxin-antitoxin system VapC family toxin, with translation MYLLDTNICIALSNQNPQALAQFYAKFNNSYIPTIVLAELYKGAYCSQKIEQNLQRLNEFSSRIIVVPFDKNASEEFGKIQAELRRIGRPTGEIDALIAAVARSRQDILVTNNIKHFENIPNLQLENWL
- a CDS encoding DUF1156 domain-containing protein, yielding MTNPNPKRPYLFIEKMMPVQILNEQVYYEHGGNPFKGLHRWYSRKPLSFSRASVLASLLPADLTMEEFEYLLGLEPGKEIKLYKTPPSSTRIKKVQDYCEKVWGTLTPTVLDAFAGGGSIPFEAARYGLNVLASDLNPVAVVTMKAAMEYPLKFGPDLQQDIDKWVKWVGDEAEKRLGEFFPSLPGETVQNYLWAHTVVCPSCESVVPLSPNWWLYKRPEKQNLHKWCAVKPIPNLDNKRIDFELVKGRKGKGTTIQTDDGEYDPDTTITISRGVGRCPNCSSVIENDLIYEQGRLGIMSHQLYAVAYRRGDRNLEFRLPQDIDFEAVHKTKDYLEKNLTHWQNLGIIPDIEIPYGHQFAERSSLLQQGIDRWDKVCNPRQIVTLVTYVEIINEAKKFIQEEHESEKADAILAYLALVFDRCVDTNCRLSTWDSSRAGSKRATTQHALNLIWNYPEITGNGELWNSCVDVFASDYVSLCALFGTIPGSTGIPGIEEQHDSKSIQIDAASADNLTHIPDNSVDAIVTDPPYYATIQYAELSDFFYVWLKRTLGDIFPELFYLELTDKDREAVANPSRFRNMGDNPEKLANQDYEAKMAMAFAEYHRVLRDDGVMTVQFNHKDSGAWDVLAKSLIDAGFEITASWAVSTENPQNLHQAQKNAVSSTVLLVCRKRDRQAEQAWWDDVRIAIRNIVFEKAPDIEKSLTEDSRPAADRIADPRRRIKPPGIDLCLTAYGCALSVFTRYSCVLDSAGNQLEPKAAFEEVRQAIVEYRLQNLLEGKDFNGIDPLTQWYILAWDTFEAREFPFDEARQLALAVGGFDVSDLVKKHKLLDSASGYCKLLTPQQRLKKRAFSVIDHEFSARYLVDGLHAIIALYLEEGNTEAVRRFMKTTGLVSNDLFMRTFEVALKVIPRIGDEKKRIPEEKALLDLWLAMDEIKAKVSYVQSELPLSYGQMSLDLFADSSQVFDD